The Alistipes sp. ZOR0009 genome has a segment encoding these proteins:
- a CDS encoding glycoside hydrolase family 13 protein produces the protein MKKFIAAAAGVGFAVSAFAQGNQVTPAGNERLTHVPQWARQAVWYQIFVERFRNGDPANDPTRADITDYVNKDIPTDWKITPWTHDWYQPDSWFESLEPSMNFSGKVQYRRYGGDLKGVLDKLDYLQELGINAIYFNPLNDAPSMHKYDATYWHHIDRNFGPNPRQDAKDMLLENHDNPKEWVWTEADKLFLKVIQEAHKRGMKVTMDFSWNHTGTNFWAFQDVLKKGMKSKYKDWYIVSRFDNPATTVNEFEYQGWMGVNTLPEMRETVNHDNSQVKAYEGNLYSETLKQHIFSVVRRWADPNGDGNPADGIDGIRLDVAAELPMGFWREFREVCRSINPEMYLIGEVWWEKWPDQLLDPRPFVQGDVFDANMNYRWYRSARHFFNSAPDAMPVTEFVKQMNFIFTTVRPEVADAYMNMTSSHDSPRLSTSLYNKGKYKYNVKPFDDPKYKINRPDAATRKVMEQLLVHQYTFVGSPQIWNGDEMGMWGSDDPDCRKPLIWPDYKFDDEVVHPLGQKRAADKVAFDSTAFKLFKQLIAMRKANPVLVKGSLKYVVIDDARRLLAYTRSLDKSQALVAFNLSDKVQVVSIPASQKGVYVNPLNRSMQMRPKKGMVTVTLQPQSSVVLITK, from the coding sequence ATGAAGAAATTTATAGCAGCAGCGGCTGGAGTGGGCTTTGCCGTATCGGCTTTTGCCCAAGGTAACCAGGTTACACCCGCCGGCAACGAAAGGCTGACGCACGTGCCCCAGTGGGCGCGCCAGGCCGTGTGGTATCAGATATTTGTGGAGCGTTTTCGCAACGGCGATCCCGCCAACGACCCTACCCGTGCCGATATTACGGACTACGTGAATAAGGATATCCCTACCGACTGGAAGATAACCCCTTGGACGCACGACTGGTACCAGCCCGACAGCTGGTTCGAGAGCTTGGAGCCCTCGATGAACTTCTCGGGAAAGGTGCAGTACCGCAGGTACGGTGGCGACCTGAAGGGAGTGCTCGATAAGCTCGACTACCTGCAGGAGCTGGGCATCAACGCCATCTACTTTAACCCGCTTAACGATGCGCCGTCGATGCATAAGTACGATGCCACCTACTGGCACCACATCGACCGCAACTTTGGCCCCAATCCGCGCCAGGATGCGAAGGACATGCTCCTCGAAAACCACGACAACCCCAAGGAGTGGGTGTGGACCGAGGCCGATAAGCTCTTCCTAAAGGTTATTCAGGAGGCGCATAAGCGCGGAATGAAGGTAACCATGGACTTCTCGTGGAACCACACCGGAACCAACTTCTGGGCCTTTCAGGATGTGCTTAAAAAGGGCATGAAGTCGAAGTATAAGGACTGGTACATCGTCAGCCGATTCGATAATCCAGCCACGACGGTAAACGAGTTCGAGTACCAGGGCTGGATGGGCGTTAATACGCTGCCCGAAATGCGCGAAACGGTTAACCACGACAACTCGCAGGTGAAGGCCTACGAGGGAAACCTCTACAGCGAAACCCTAAAGCAGCATATCTTTTCGGTGGTAAGGCGCTGGGCCGACCCCAATGGCGATGGCAACCCTGCCGACGGCATTGACGGAATACGCCTAGACGTTGCCGCAGAGCTGCCAATGGGCTTTTGGAGGGAGTTTAGGGAGGTGTGCCGCAGCATAAACCCCGAGATGTACCTGATAGGTGAGGTTTGGTGGGAAAAGTGGCCCGACCAGCTGCTCGATCCCCGTCCGTTTGTGCAGGGCGACGTCTTTGATGCCAACATGAACTACCGCTGGTACCGTTCGGCTCGCCACTTCTTTAACAGCGCGCCCGATGCTATGCCCGTAACCGAGTTCGTAAAGCAGATGAACTTCATATTTACCACCGTGCGCCCCGAGGTGGCCGATGCCTACATGAACATGACCAGCAGCCACGACTCGCCACGCCTATCCACCTCGCTTTACAACAAGGGAAAGTATAAGTACAACGTAAAGCCTTTCGACGATCCAAAGTATAAGATAAATAGGCCCGATGCCGCTACCCGTAAGGTAATGGAGCAGCTGCTGGTACACCAGTACACCTTCGTTGGTTCGCCCCAAATCTGGAATGGCGACGAGATGGGGATGTGGGGATCCGACGATCCCGACTGCCGCAAGCCGCTAATCTGGCCCGACTATAAGTTCGACGACGAGGTGGTGCATCCCCTTGGACAAAAGCGTGCGGCCGACAAGGTGGCCTTCGATAGTACCGCCTTTAAGCTCTTTAAGCAGCTTATTGCCATGCGCAAGGCCAACCCCGTGCTGGTAAAAGGAAGCCTAAAGTACGTGGTAATCGACGATGCCCGTCGCCTACTTGCCTACACCCGCAGCTTGGATAAAAGCCAGGCGCTGGTAGCCTTTAACCTATCGGATAAGGTGCAGGTGGTTAGCATCCCAGCCTCGCAGAAGGG